One segment of Eretmochelys imbricata isolate rEreImb1 chromosome 5, rEreImb1.hap1, whole genome shotgun sequence DNA contains the following:
- the LOC144265397 gene encoding interferon beta-like gives MISRSLLQFCLVLLFSSEISCLDCNRLHVLQIRMNSESFERLEKMGGNFPFQCLNEGIAFKPRDILKLQLSHQENAKVAIQQILQELFHIFNNNLTQAAWNGTSIKEFQNGLHQQIEKLETCLSAEMEKEVTYPGNENLLLTSLKLKRYFQTIEDFLKEKQYSRCAWEIIRVEIPRCFLMLDKLTKRLENEARDASSNDALKTAE, from the exons ATGATCAGCAGGAGTTTGCTGCAATTTTGCCTCGTGCTGCTCTTCTCCAGTGAAATCTCATGTCTGGACTGTAACAGGCTGCATGTTCTACAAATCAGAATGAACAGCGAGAGTTTTGAGCGTCTGGAGAAAATGGGTGGCAACTTTCCCTTCCAATGTCTAAATGAAGGGATAGCTTTCAAGCCCAGAGATATCCTCAAGCTCCAACTGTCCCACCAAGAGAATGCCAAGGTAGCCATCCAGCAGATCCTCCAAGAGCTCTTCCATATCTTTAACAACAATCTCACCCAAGCTGCCTGGAATGGGACTTCCATAAAGGAATTCCAAAATGGACTTCACCAGCAGATTGAGAAGCTGGAGACGTGTTTGAGTGCTGAGATGGAAAAGGAGGTAACCTACCCAGGAAATGAGAACCTCCTGCTCACCAGCCTCAAACTGAAGAGATACTTCCAGACAATAGAGGatttcctgaaagaaaagcaatacaGCCGGTGTGCCTGGGAGATCATCCGTGTGGAAATACCCAGATGTTTCCTCATGCTCGACAAACTCACCAAGAGACTTGAAAATGAAG CACGTGATGCTTCCAGTAATGATGCTCTGAAAACAGCTGAATGA
- the LOC144265395 gene encoding interferon beta-like, which yields MISRNLLQFCLVLLFSSEISCLDCNRLHVLQTRMNSESLEHLEKMGGNFPFQCLNEGIAFKPTDILKLRLSHQENAKVAIQQILQELFHIFNNNLTQAAWNGTSIKEFQNGLHQQIEKLEMCLSAEMEKEVTYPGNENLLLTSLKLKRFFQTIEDFLKEKQYSRCAWEIIRVEIPRCFLMLNKLTKRLENEARDASSNDALKTAE from the exons ATGATCAGCAGGAATTTGCTGCAATTTTGCCTCGTGCTGCTCTTCTCCAGTGAAATTTCATGTCTGGACTGTAACAGGCTGCATGTTCTACAAACCAGAATGAACAGCGAGAGTTTAGAGCATCTGGAGAAAATGGGTGGCAACTTTCCCTTCCAATGTCTAAATGAAGGGATAGCTTTCAAGCCCACAGATATCCTCAAGCTCCGACTGTCCCACCAAGAGAATGCCAAGGTAGCCATCCAGCAGATCCTCCAAGAGCTCTTCCATATCTTTAACAACAATCTCACCCAAGCTGCCTGGAATGGGACTTCCATAAAGGAATTCCAAAATGGACTTCACCAGCAGATTGAGAAGCTGGAGATGTGTTTGAGTGCTGAGATGGAAAAGGAGGTAACCTACCCAGGAAATGAGAACCTCCTGCTCACCAGCCTCAAACTGAAGAGATTCTTTCAGACAATAGAGGatttcctgaaagaaaagcaatacaGCCGGTGTGCCTGGGAGATCATCCGTGTGGAAATACCCAGATGTTTCCTCATGCTCAACAAACTCACCAAGAGACTTGAAAATGAAG CACGTGATGCTTCCAGTAATGATGCTCTGAAAACAGCTGAATGA
- the LOC144265396 gene encoding LOW QUALITY PROTEIN: interferon tau-2-like (The sequence of the model RefSeq protein was modified relative to this genomic sequence to represent the inferred CDS: deleted 2 bases in 1 codon) → MDKLQDAWDGPLKVIRQLNEVNYVVKPLRPETGAGTTRVHEKVTFLLGQLDPQKLNTSLMKRLMEHGSKDFKMNKESLELLQKRSRNFPPQCTNERTTLKPTQDIVQLSVAQKENAKVVIQEILQEIFNIFSKNLTQSAWDANSIVKFQNGLYQQIQRLEARLRAQMEKELTNLESQNLQITSRSVKQYFQGIDAFLKEKQYSLCAWEIIRVEIPRCFVLVDKRTQRLSN, encoded by the exons ATGGACAAACTACAGGATGCCTGGGATGGGCCCTTGAAGGTCATCAGGCAGCtgaatgaggtaaactatgtagTGAAACCCTTGCGACCAGAGACGGGCGCCGGCACAACAAGAGTCCATGAAAAGGTTACATTTCTTCTGGGACAATTAGATCCTCAAAAGCTGAACACATCTTTAATGAAAC GACTTATGGAACATGGAAGCAAAGATTTCAAAA TGAACAAAGAGAGCTTAGagcttctgcagaaaaggagcagaAATTTCCCCCCACAATGCACAAATGAAAGGACAACTTTGAAGCCCACCCAGGATATTGTCCAACTTTCAGTGGCCCAGAAGGAGAATGCCAag gtgGTAATTCAAGAGATCCTCCAAGAGATCTTCAACATCTTTAGCAAAAACCTCACCCAAAGTGCTTGGGATGCCAATTCCATAGTCAAGTTCCAAAATGGCCTTTACCAGCAAATTCAGCGG TTGGAGGCACGTTTGAGAGCACAGATGGAGAAGGAATTAACCAACCTGGAAAGTCAGAACCTCCAGATCACCAGTCGGAGTGTGAAACAATACTTTCAGGGGATAGATGctttcctgaaagaaaagcaatacaGCCTGTGTGCCTGGGAGATCATTCGCGTGGAAATACCTAGATGTTTTGTGCTGGTTGACAAACGCACTCAAAGGCTGAGTAACTAA